A portion of the Halopelagius inordinatus genome contains these proteins:
- a CDS encoding cation:proton antiporter: MAAGLLSLGELFVVVAVAGAVALRLGLSVIPLYVVGGVLAGPYVAGRAGLPYVEGGETVTLLAEVGIVLLLFFLGLEFSLDRLLESRTKITRAGAIDIAVNLPVGVGIGLLLGWSVVESLLLGGIVYVSSSAIITKTVIDLGWIANPESEPILGTLVFEDLVMAAYLAFVTSLVVGGEGLGSVAEGVAIAFGFLGVLFLAVQYGTAFFARVLDVSDPEPFVLRTLGVVVPVAGAALSLGVSEAVAAFFVGMGFSTSGHRERIERTLAPVRDVFAAVFFFWIGVGTDPRLVAAVVVPVVVAVVVTTPTKVLTGYFGGRVYDLSARRSVRVGVGMVPRGEFSLVIAALAAGGSTQVMREVIPAFAVGYVLVMSALGTVLMERSDLVERLVFRRSPGSE, translated from the coding sequence ATGGCGGCGGGACTGCTATCGCTGGGAGAACTGTTCGTCGTCGTCGCCGTCGCGGGCGCAGTCGCACTCCGTCTCGGACTCTCCGTCATCCCCCTGTACGTCGTCGGGGGCGTCCTCGCCGGACCGTACGTCGCCGGGCGGGCGGGGCTTCCGTACGTCGAAGGCGGTGAGACGGTGACGCTTCTGGCTGAGGTGGGTATCGTCCTCCTGCTTTTCTTCCTCGGGTTGGAGTTCAGCTTGGACCGACTCCTCGAGTCGAGGACGAAAATTACTCGCGCGGGCGCGATAGATATCGCCGTCAACCTCCCCGTCGGCGTCGGTATCGGCCTCCTCCTCGGGTGGTCTGTGGTCGAATCGCTCCTCTTGGGCGGCATCGTCTACGTCTCCTCGTCGGCCATCATCACGAAGACGGTGATAGACCTCGGCTGGATAGCCAACCCCGAGTCCGAACCGATACTCGGAACGCTCGTCTTCGAGGACCTCGTGATGGCGGCGTATCTCGCCTTCGTCACCTCCCTCGTCGTCGGCGGCGAGGGACTCGGCTCCGTCGCCGAGGGCGTGGCAATCGCCTTCGGATTTCTCGGCGTCCTGTTTCTCGCCGTGCAGTACGGGACGGCCTTCTTCGCGCGCGTCCTCGACGTTTCGGACCCGGAACCGTTCGTCCTCCGAACGCTCGGGGTGGTCGTCCCCGTCGCGGGCGCGGCGCTTTCGCTCGGCGTGAGCGAAGCGGTGGCGGCCTTCTTCGTCGGCATGGGTTTCTCGACGAGCGGTCACCGCGAGCGAATCGAGCGGACGCTGGCACCCGTCAGAGACGTGTTCGCGGCCGTGTTCTTCTTTTGGATCGGCGTCGGAACCGACCCGCGACTGGTGGCCGCAGTCGTCGTCCCCGTGGTCGTCGCCGTCGTCGTCACCACGCCGACGAAGGTTCTGACGGGCTATTTCGGCGGGCGAGTGTACGACCTCTCGGCGCGGCGGTCGGTCCGCGTCGGCGTCGGGATGGTCCCGCGCGGCGAGTTCTCGTTGGTCATCGCGGCGTTGGCCGCCGGCGGGTCCACGCAGGTGATGCGAGAGGTCATCCCCGCCTTCGCCGTCGGCTACGTCCTCGTGATGAGTGCGCTCGGAACCGTACTGATGGAGCGTTCCGACCTGGTCGAACGACTCGTGTTCCGGCGGAGTCCGGGGTCGGAGTAG
- a CDS encoding cation:proton antiporter regulatory subunit produces MTVYESDLPGVGKKHEVELGDGSRLVIVTHNTGKREVYRRPDRDSDSEKLFEMSDQLARQVGTLLEGAYFQPVQTQAIETRLGDNTTLEWVHVDEDSPLAGTTLAESDLRRETGASVIAVERDDEVFASPGGDTRIEAGDTLVVIGQKDACKQVAAYVEGE; encoded by the coding sequence ATGACAGTCTACGAGAGCGACCTCCCCGGCGTCGGGAAAAAACACGAGGTGGAGTTGGGCGACGGGTCGAGACTCGTCATCGTCACGCACAACACCGGAAAGCGGGAGGTGTACCGGCGTCCGGACAGAGACAGCGACTCCGAGAAACTGTTCGAGATGTCGGACCAGTTGGCGCGGCAGGTCGGAACCCTGCTCGAAGGGGCGTACTTCCAACCCGTCCAGACGCAGGCGATAGAGACGAGACTCGGCGACAACACCACGTTAGAGTGGGTGCACGTCGACGAGGACTCGCCTCTGGCGGGCACGACGCTGGCGGAGTCCGACCTGCGGAGAGAGACGGGCGCGTCCGTCATCGCCGTCGAACGCGACGACGAGGTGTTCGCGTCGCCCGGCGGCGACACCCGAATCGAGGCGGGCGACACGCTCGTCGTCATCGGGCAGAAGGACGCCTGCAAGCAGGTTGCGGCGTACGTCGAGGGCGAGTAG
- a CDS encoding diacylglycerol/polyprenol kinase family protein, with protein sequence MPLLYLLDFVTWTQLGWLMVGLSAVVAGLETIRLVVGLDWTVFDELTRSYEESNPAGYALYIFSTTAVVLVFRPAIAVPGMLMLAVGDPVSGLLGRTRKAGERKRVSTLAAMFLVCLALGLPFLVPAAGPVVGGVAAAAGAVGATLADGMKPVVAGYVIDDNLSIPPTACLAAAGVLLVVGWELHEVFSPVLPYVAV encoded by the coding sequence CTGCCCCTCCTTTACCTGCTGGACTTCGTCACGTGGACGCAACTCGGATGGCTGATGGTGGGTCTCTCCGCGGTCGTCGCGGGTCTGGAGACGATTCGGCTCGTGGTCGGCCTCGACTGGACGGTGTTCGACGAACTCACCCGGTCCTACGAGGAGTCGAACCCCGCGGGGTACGCGCTGTACATCTTCAGCACGACGGCCGTCGTCCTCGTGTTCCGGCCCGCAATCGCCGTCCCGGGCATGCTGATGCTCGCCGTCGGCGACCCGGTGAGCGGTCTGCTCGGGCGGACGCGGAAGGCGGGCGAACGAAAGCGCGTCTCGACGCTCGCCGCGATGTTTCTCGTCTGTCTCGCGCTCGGACTCCCGTTTCTCGTCCCCGCGGCGGGACCGGTCGTCGGCGGCGTCGCCGCCGCCGCAGGTGCGGTGGGCGCGACGCTCGCAGACGGGATGAAACCCGTCGTCGCGGGCTACGTCATCGACGACAACCTGTCGATTCCGCCGACGGCCTGTCTCGCCGCCGCGGGCGTCCTCCTCGTCGTCGGGTGGGAACTCCACGAGGTGTTTTCACCGGTGCTACCGTACGTCGCGGTATGA
- the glyS gene encoding glycine--tRNA ligase, giving the protein MSGETEGERLAELAKRRGYFFGSNAAYGGAAGFYTFGPQGAALKSNVEDAWRDRFTVQEGNLEIEAPTVMPEPVFEASGHLDGFDDMLVECPECGESHRADHLIEDETDIEDAESYPVEEVESLIADNDLRCPNCGAELAGESVEDFNLMFETTIGPGSSTPGYLRPETAQGIFVEFPRIKEYARNSLPFGVTQIGRAYRNEISPRKSIVRTREFTQAELEQFVDPERDEPDLSAVEDVTVTLYPAAEQQSEDGEYVETTIGEAVSEGIIGDAWVGYFLGIAQEWYERVGVDMDRFRFRQHLAGERAHYAADCWDAESEVDGDWIEIAGFAYRGDYDLSKHGEHGDDDFTIFRQYDEPKTVERAVVDPDMSVLGPEFGGKAGDIAEALDSLAGRDPDAFEGDEVTVEVDGEEFRVDAEVANFSVEQQTVAGEHITPHVVEPSFGVDRTVYTLLAHAYSEDEVDGEERTYLSLDPGVAPTDVGVFPLVSNVDALLERSESVVETLRESGFSVVYDDSGSIGRRYRRQDEVGTPFCVTVDRDGIEGDGPDTVTVRARDSGRQVRVPVSELVGQLRALTAGDRTFDEVAETYEEVTAADA; this is encoded by the coding sequence ATGAGCGGTGAGACCGAGGGCGAACGCCTCGCGGAACTGGCAAAGCGCCGCGGCTACTTCTTCGGGTCGAACGCGGCCTACGGCGGCGCGGCGGGCTTCTACACGTTCGGTCCGCAGGGCGCGGCGCTGAAGAGCAACGTCGAAGACGCGTGGCGCGACCGGTTCACCGTCCAGGAGGGGAACCTCGAAATCGAGGCACCCACCGTCATGCCCGAACCCGTCTTCGAGGCGTCGGGCCACCTCGACGGCTTCGACGACATGCTCGTCGAGTGCCCCGAGTGCGGAGAGTCCCACCGCGCGGACCACCTCATCGAGGACGAAACCGACATCGAGGACGCAGAGTCGTACCCCGTCGAGGAAGTCGAATCGCTCATCGCGGACAACGACCTGCGGTGTCCGAACTGCGGCGCGGAACTCGCGGGCGAGTCCGTCGAGGACTTCAACCTCATGTTCGAGACGACCATCGGTCCGGGCTCTTCGACGCCGGGCTACCTCCGTCCGGAGACGGCGCAGGGCATCTTCGTGGAGTTCCCGCGCATCAAAGAGTACGCGCGGAACAGCCTCCCGTTCGGCGTCACCCAGATAGGTCGCGCCTACAGAAACGAGATTTCGCCGCGAAAGAGCATCGTCCGCACCCGCGAGTTCACGCAGGCCGAGCTAGAGCAGTTCGTCGACCCCGAACGCGACGAACCCGACCTCTCGGCCGTCGAAGACGTGACGGTGACGCTCTATCCCGCCGCAGAACAGCAGAGCGAAGACGGCGAGTACGTCGAGACGACTATCGGCGAGGCGGTTTCGGAGGGTATCATCGGCGACGCGTGGGTCGGCTACTTCCTCGGTATCGCCCAAGAGTGGTACGAACGGGTCGGCGTGGACATGGACCGCTTCCGGTTCCGCCAGCATCTCGCGGGCGAACGCGCCCACTACGCCGCGGACTGTTGGGACGCGGAGAGCGAAGTCGACGGCGATTGGATCGAAATCGCGGGCTTCGCTTACCGCGGCGACTACGACCTCTCGAAGCACGGCGAACACGGCGACGACGACTTCACTATCTTCCGCCAGTACGACGAACCGAAGACGGTCGAACGCGCCGTCGTCGACCCCGACATGAGCGTTCTCGGCCCCGAGTTCGGCGGGAAGGCCGGAGATATCGCGGAGGCGCTCGACTCTCTCGCAGGACGTGACCCCGACGCCTTCGAGGGCGACGAGGTGACCGTCGAAGTCGACGGCGAGGAGTTCCGCGTGGACGCCGAGGTGGCGAACTTCAGCGTCGAACAGCAGACCGTCGCGGGCGAACACATCACCCCGCACGTCGTCGAACCGTCGTTCGGCGTCGATAGGACGGTGTACACGCTCCTCGCGCACGCTTACAGCGAGGACGAGGTCGACGGCGAGGAACGGACGTATCTCTCGTTGGACCCCGGCGTCGCCCCCACCGACGTGGGCGTGTTCCCCCTCGTCAGCAACGTCGACGCGCTGTTAGAGCGCTCAGAGAGCGTGGTCGAGACACTGCGCGAATCCGGCTTTTCCGTCGTCTACGACGATTCCGGGAGCATCGGACGGCGGTATCGGAGACAGGACGAAGTCGGGACGCCGTTCTGCGTCACCGTCGACAGAGACGGTATCGAAGGAGACGGCCCCGACACCGTCACCGTCCGCGCTCGCGACTCCGGACGGCAGGTTCGCGTCCCCGTCTCGGAACTCGTCGGGCAACTCCGCGCCCTCACGGCGGGCGACCGGACGTTCGACGAGGTGGCCGAGACGTACGAGGAAGTCACCGCCGCGGACGCCTGA
- a CDS encoding CBS domain-containing protein, with product MHVADAMTPREDVVTVELPGTRDDVLEYLKERGFSSVPVVKRGENGEEYRGLVSREDLIEHPDEDQLAVLMNDVPTTTRDTSVEEIARLMVEEGFRRIPVVDGELEGIVTVTDVVRAVARGEVDCDAMADDVATHDVNTTWVDTPLTVAEREIYYANVPYAVALGDDGQMAGILTEVDIIAVARVVEGEDGTGDSMAGQEDDWMWEGIKGIGNRYVPTRNVEMPAEPVSEFMSTEMVTVSKRKSAKEAAQAMITEDIEQIPLMGGDQLLGIVRDIDLLEAL from the coding sequence ATGCACGTAGCCGACGCGATGACCCCCCGCGAGGACGTCGTTACGGTCGAACTCCCGGGGACGCGCGACGACGTTCTCGAATATCTCAAAGAGCGCGGCTTCTCCTCCGTTCCGGTCGTCAAGCGCGGCGAGAACGGAGAGGAGTACCGCGGACTCGTCTCGCGAGAAGACCTCATCGAACACCCAGACGAGGACCAACTCGCCGTCTTGATGAACGACGTTCCGACGACGACGAGAGACACGTCCGTAGAGGAGATAGCGCGTCTGATGGTCGAGGAGGGCTTCCGTCGCATCCCCGTCGTCGACGGCGAACTGGAAGGCATCGTCACCGTCACGGACGTGGTTCGCGCCGTCGCCCGCGGCGAAGTCGACTGCGACGCGATGGCCGACGACGTCGCGACCCACGACGTGAACACGACGTGGGTCGACACGCCGTTGACCGTGGCCGAGCGCGAGATATACTACGCGAACGTCCCCTACGCGGTTGCGCTGGGCGACGACGGACAGATGGCGGGCATCCTCACCGAGGTGGACATCATCGCCGTCGCGCGCGTCGTCGAAGGCGAGGACGGTACCGGCGACTCGATGGCCGGTCAAGAGGACGACTGGATGTGGGAGGGAATCAAGGGCATCGGCAACCGCTACGTTCCGACCCGGAACGTCGAGATGCCCGCCGAACCCGTCTCCGAGTTCATGAGCACCGAGATGGTGACCGTCTCGAAGCGAAAATCCGCCAAAGAGGCCGCACAGGCGATGATAACCGAAGACATAGAGCAGATTCCGCTGATGGGCGGCGACCAACTGCTCGGCATCGTCCGCGACATCGACCTGTTGGAGGCACTGTGA
- a CDS encoding DUF7556 family protein, with amino-acid sequence MTPNATANIGATRAEVMASVDSSSSHSEFIIADISCDEAWISMRVEDAPSLRDWA; translated from the coding sequence ATGACGCCGAATGCGACGGCGAATATCGGTGCGACGCGCGCCGAGGTCATGGCCTCGGTGGACTCCAGTTCGTCCCACTCGGAGTTCATCATCGCAGACATCTCCTGCGACGAGGCGTGGATATCGATGCGGGTAGAGGACGCACCGTCGCTTCGAGACTGGGCCTGA
- a CDS encoding PPC domain-containing DNA-binding protein → MNYREVESSREFLVSLDNGADWREEIEEFAELEDIESAWFNAMGAVQDADVWFYDQDDKEYRSVTFDEPLEVAACVGNVALLDGEPFAHTHAVLSRRSGQSLAGHLNAATVFAGEVYIRAFDDPLEREHDDVTDLDLWL, encoded by the coding sequence ATGAACTATCGGGAAGTCGAGTCCAGTCGCGAGTTTCTCGTCTCGTTGGACAACGGCGCGGACTGGCGCGAAGAGATAGAGGAGTTCGCCGAACTCGAAGATATCGAGTCGGCGTGGTTCAACGCGATGGGCGCGGTACAGGACGCGGACGTCTGGTTCTACGACCAAGACGACAAGGAGTACCGCTCCGTGACGTTCGACGAACCCCTCGAAGTCGCCGCCTGCGTCGGTAACGTCGCCCTCCTCGACGGCGAACCGTTCGCACACACCCACGCGGTTCTCTCCCGACGAAGCGGGCAGTCGCTGGCGGGTCACCTCAACGCCGCCACCGTCTTCGCTGGCGAGGTGTACATCCGCGCGTTCGACGACCCCCTCGAACGGGAGCACGACGACGTGACCGACCTCGACCTCTGGTTGTAA